Proteins encoded together in one Oncorhynchus mykiss isolate Arlee chromosome 7, USDA_OmykA_1.1, whole genome shotgun sequence window:
- the LOC110527115 gene encoding transcription factor HES-5-like, translated as MKLVEIRFSLHRPLQHRDPAMVPTITSTMIYPKEHLSLTNKLRKPVVEKLRRDRINNSIEQLKSLLVPEILNQQSDSKLDKADILEMTVCFLRRQQQNQPVSSSSCSAPVNQGYSRCVHEIVHFLSKDEQKSQSQRRLLRHFQSLQPSSDKNRREIDRPQLSSPAQHSISKEKSPVNIAPWRPW; from the exons ATGAAGCTAGTAGAGATCAGATTCTCTCTACACAGACCTCTACAGCACAGAGATCCAGCCATGGTACCTACAATCACTTCAACTATGATCTACCCTAAGGAGCACCTGAGTCTGACAAACAAG CTAAGAAAGCCAGTGGTGGAGAAGTTACGCAGAGATCGTATCAACAACAGCATTGAGCAGCTCAAGTCTCTCCTGGTTCCAGAGATCCTCAACCAGCAGTCCGACTCTAAGCTGGACAAAGCCGACATCCTGGAGATGACAGTTTGCTTCCTGAGACGACAGCAACAGAACCAGCCAGTGAGCTCCTCCTCCTGCTCAGCACCTGTCAATCAGGGTTACTCCAGGTGTGTCCATGAGATTGTTCACTTCCTGTCTAAAGATGAGCAGAAGTCACAGTCCCAGAGAAGACTGCTGCGACACTTCCAGAGCCTGCAGCCATCCTCTGATAAGAACAGGAGGGAGATTGACCGTCCTCAGCTGAGCTCCCCAGCCCAGCACAGCATCAGCAAAGAGAAGAGTCCAGTCAACATCGCCCCCTGGAGGCCCTGGTAG